The genomic region CCACGCATTCTTCGCGCAGCCGTTCAGGCCCAGCGTCTGCTGCTGCATCACCGGCGCGAGTTGACCGGGTCCGGGACACGGCGGGTGCGCGCTGTTCCCGAGTGCGTGACCGACTTCGTGGTTCACGACGTAGTGGCGGTAGGTGGCGACGTCGCCCTCGTAGTCGGGGACGGCGGTGACCCAGCGGGCCAGGTTGATGACGGCCCGCTCGCCGTACCGGCAGGAGGTGTAGCCGCCGGTCCCCACGCCGGGGCAGTAGGTCTCCATGCTCCCCGGGCTGACCAGGCTCACCCGGAAGTCGTACTGCCCAGACGTCGCCTCGGCCGCCCCGACGCGCTGGAAGGACATCCGGCCCCCGTTGCCCCAGGACCTGGGGTCGGCGAGCGTCTCCTCCACCGCCTGGGCGAAGCCCGCACCATCCACGCCGATGCCGTCCTCCGTCTCCACGACGAAACGCTGCACCGGGCCGGTCCCGTAAACCGGCGACGTGCCGTCGATGACGGAGAGGCTGCCCGCCCCCTGCTCGACATAGGTCTCCTCACCGACGACCTGTGGCGTCAGACTCGGACCGGCGTCGCCCTCGGCGAGCGCCGTGGGTTCCGTGGTCTCCTCCAGGAGAGGCAGCGTTGCGGGCGGCAGGGCCTCCGTCGCGCTGCCGCCCGTGGGCGAGCTCACCGCCGCGTCGTCCACCGCCACGTCCACGAGGGCGGCGATCGTGGCGACGATCAGCAGGGGGACGGCATAGACGCGCCATCCGTACTCGTGGACGAAGCGCCGCACCCGACCTGCCTGGCGAACTGGTGTCCGCACGCGGGGGCTGTCCAGCAAAAAGGTGGGGCCGGGCGACGAGAGGGCCGGTCGGAGTACCGGTCCGGCCGGGCTGCGGCCGATGCCCGTGAGCGGCTTGTCCCAGGCGCGCTGAGATCGGCGGCAGGTCACCCGGGCCCCGCACACGGGCGGGTTGGCCATCGGCCGGTCCTCGCCCCACAGGCCGCCCTCGCTCCTCGTCCGTCCGCCGTTGCTCGCGCCCGAGCGTCTCACGGAGTGTGCTGGATCGGTAGCAGTCGCGAATCTCGATTTGGCTGCCGGCGTGAGGGCCTCCCACGCACCTGCCGTCGTCCTATCGACGCGTTGCGCCTGCATGCTGAAGTAGGCCATGCCGCCAGTAATCACGTTCGATGAGCCTCCCGAGTTCGACATCGGTGATCGGGTGCTCACCACGGAACGAGTCGGACCGGTGTGGCACGGGGTGGCGCGTGGCACGCCCGGGGTGGTCGTTGCCCGGACGGCCGACCGATTGATCGCGGTCCGATTCGATGGCGGTCGCGTTGAGCACGTGCACCCAGGCTGCTTGCAGTTGGATCCTGTCGGCGGCTGAACCGTTAGGACGCGCGCTCATGCTCGGCGCTGCCGACGGTTAGGAGATCACCGGCGTAGTGCACGTCCGCGACCCCCTCACCCAGCCCGACCGAGCGCAGGCGGCACCGTTCGCCCGCCCGCTGTTCGCTCGCGAGACGGCCACCACCGTGCACGCGGCGCTCAAGGCGATGTGGAGACGCGCAACCAGGCCCGTCGAGGTCGCGGCCGGCGAGGTCGGCCAGGGTGCGCTGGAGGCGGTGGAGGCCGTGGTCGAGGTACTGGTCGCGGCGCTCGACAAGCCCGTCGGTGTAGAGCAATACCACCGCGTCTCGGTCGAGGGGCACCAGTGACTCCCGCCGGGCGGTGCCGGGGTCGACGCCGAGCAGCAGGTTGCTCGGCGGTGAGCAGCTGCACTCGGCCGTCGGCGGTGATCATCGCCGGGGGTGGATGACCCGCGCTCGTCCAGCGCAGCCGCATGACTGCCCGGGCCCAGTCACCCCCGGCCTCCTCGAGCCGGGCGACCACTGCGGTGGCCAGGATGCCGGCCTGCAGGGTCTCCAGCAGCCGGTCGGCTCGCCGCATCAGGTCCGCGGGCCCGTCGTTGCTCTCGGCGCCGATGGTGCGCACGTTGCTGCGGATCTGTCCCGTCGCGGCCGCGGCCTGGGTGTCGTGCCCGACGACGTCGCCGATGACCAGCGCCAGCGCGCCGCTGGGCTGACGGAACGCGTCGTACCAGTCGCCGCTACTGCGGCGGCCTGGCCGGCCGGCACGTACCGCGCGGCGATCCGCACACCATCGCACTCCGGCGGCCCAGTCAGCAACGACCGCTGGAACCCCTCGGCGAGACCGCGCTGTTAGCGGTACGGGCGGGCGTTGGCCAGCACGAGGCCGGCGCGGGCGGCGACGTGGCCGGCTGTGGCCAGCTGCTCGGACGTGAGCGGGCCGCGCGGCGCCGTTCGCCACGGTAAGCCTCCCGACCGGACCGTTCTGCGCCGGCAGGGGAAGGACGGCGAGCGACTCCGGCACCAGCTCGGTGATGAGGCCGCGCAGAAAGGCGGAGTCCAGCAGCGCCAGGGTCTCCGCGGTGGCGTTGGCCTGAAGTACCTGGGTCTGCCCGGTGCGCAGCGCGCGGATGGTCAACGCGTCATCGTTGATGGCGCTCAGCTGCACCCGAGCGTAGGAAGCCGCGGTTGAGCGCGGGGCCGGATCCACGTGCCAGGCCGCGACGGTGCGCAAGACGCGCCGGGAGCCGGCCGCCTGGTCGTCGTCGAGCAGGGTGACGATGCACCGGTCCGCTACCACGGGCACGACCAACCGGGACAGTCGCCGCACGGCCTCATCGGCGTGCTGGGTGCCACCCGGCCGCTCGCTGACCCGGCTGCGCAGTCACTCACGCCAGCCAGAGAGCTCCGACTGCCACTGGACTCCGTGGCTTCCGGTGGTGACCCGGGCCACGCGGACGGGGGTGCCGCGCTCGTCGGACAGCACCCGGCCCCGCGCGGTCAGTCACCGCTGGCCCCCTTCGGGCAGCATCACCCGGAACTCGTCCTGGTAGGACCCCCAGGCGTCGATCGTCTGCTGCAGCTGCGCGCTGACGCCGGAAGCGTCGTCGGGGTGGAGACGGGCGCGGAAGGCCTCGATCGTCTGGTCGACGGCTGACGGGTCGTAGCCGAACAGCTCGATGAGGCGCTCGTCCCAGATCAGTGTGCCGGTGAACAGGTCCCAGTCGAACGTGCCGACACCCGCAGCGGCGACGGCCAGCTCAGGATGGGTCCGGCGGGTGTCGGCCGCGTCGCTGGCCAGTCCCGGCCAGTGCGCCTCGGCATCCTCGCCGCCGTGGTCCTTCATCGGGCCTCCGTCTCCCATTGCTGTGGCCCGCTCCGAAGACCCGTGGTCCATTGTCTACGACTGATCTGCCCGCCCGGTACTGAGTTGTGCGCAAGACCGCCCGACCGACGCGGCCGTCCCCGCGGTATCAGCAGCTCCGGGGGACCATTTCTGTTCTGATCCCGCGCTTACTGGCGCGACGGAGGGCGGCCCTGGTTGCCAACGCGTGCCCCCCATTGGCGCAGCTGGCGAGGACAGCCCGCCACGCCCCGGTGCCAGCTCCAACTATCGGCCGGCGTCACGGTCGCCAGCTGGGGCGCTCACCGTTTCGCCTTTTCGGCGGCGGTTATTGGGTGATTGTCGGTGGGGCGCACACGGTGGGTGGGATGAGATTCGGGCCGGCTTCTGCGGGGCGGGGTCGGTCTTGGCGGTGTAGGCGGACGGCGACGAGGGCGACGTCGTCGTCGGGTCGGTCGGGCAGCAGGCGCGCCAGCAGGTCGTCGAGGAGTTGATCGAGGTTGCGGCCGGCGAGCTCGGCGAGGGTGCGCTGCAGGCGCTGTACGCCGTCGTCGAGTGGCTGGTCGCGGCGTTCCACGAGGCCGTCGGTGTAGAGCAGCACTACCGCATCCCGGCTGAGGCTGATCTCGGCCTCCCGGCGCGGGGTGTCGGGGTCGACGCCGAGCAGCCGGTCGTGGTGGTCGCCGGTGAGGAGGTCGACCCGCCCGTCGGGGTGGAGCACCATCGGCGGGGGGTGCCCGGCGTTGGACCAGCGCAGCCGGGTGATCCCGCGGCGCAGTTCGGCGGGGGTCTGTTCCAGGCGGGCGACCACGGCGGTGGCGAGGGTGTCGACCTGGAGGGTCTGCATGACCCGATCGGCCTGGCGGAGCAGGGCGGCGGGGCGGCGGGGCGGCGGTTGGTGGCCGCCCCCAGCGCCCGCACGATGGTGCGGACCTGTCCCATGGCGGCGGCGCGCATGTCGTGGCCGGCGACGTCCCCGATGACCAGCATGGTGGCCCCGCCGGGCTGCAGAAAGGCGTCGTACCAGTCCCCGCCGACCTGCGCGGCTTCCGCTGCTGGGGTGTAGCGCACGACGACCTGCAGGTGATCGGGTTCCGGCGGTGGGGTCAGCAGGGAGCGCTGCAGGGTCTCGGCGAGCTCGCGCTGCTGGCGGAAGAGCCGGCCGTTGTCCAGCGCGAGCCCCGCGCGGGCGGCAATATCGCGTGCGTTGGCCAGGTCCTCGGCGCTGAACGGGGCCCGCTGCGCCCCGGTGTAGAGCGACAGCACGCCCACGGTGCGTCCCCGCGCGCGCAGCGGCACGAGGACCCCGTGTCGGGGGGCCAGCTGCGCGAGGAGGTCGGCGGCCTCGCCGGGCTGGGTCAGCGCCAGAACCGATTGCGCGGCGTCGGGGGGAATGAGCACCGGCCCGGGGGCGGTCAGCGCCCGGTGGACGTACGCGCCGGGCTTGGCGGCGGCCAGGCGGGTGGCGGTGTAGCGCGCGACGACGGGGCGCATCGCCGGGTCGTCGTGCCAGCTGGCGACGTCCCGCAGCCCCCGCAGCGAGCCGGCTGGGGCGTGCTCGTCGACGACGGTGACGATGCACCAGTCGGCCAGGGCGGGGACCACGAGCCGGGCCAACCGGCCCACCGCCCGGTCGGTGTCCAGCTGTTCGGTCAGTTCGCCGGCCACCCGGGCGAGCAGTTCCGCGCGGCGTGCGGCGGCGTCCGCGCTGTGCTGCGCGTTGCGGCCGACCGTGATGTCCCAGGCCGCGCCCAGCAGCCGGACCGCGGCGCCGGCTTCGTCGCACAGCACCCGCCCGCGGGCCTGGATCCACCGCAGCCTCTGGTTGGGCAGCACGATGCGGTACTCGGCCTCGTAGTCCGCACAGTCAGCGATCGCCTGCTGGAGCAGCTGGGTGACCCGCAGAAGGTCTTCCGGATGCAGGCGGGCGTTGAAACCGCCGATGGTCTCGTCGAAGGAGATCGTGTCGTAACCGAACAGCTCCAGCAGGCGCTCGTCCCAGCTCAGGGAGCCGGTGACCAGGTCCCAGTCGAAGGTGCCGATACCGGCGGCGGTGACGGCCAGATCCAGCAGGGTCCGCTGGCCGTCGCCGCCCACGGTGTCCAACCCCAGTGCCGCTCGGACCGACGACGGGCCATCCGGCGTCGGCTCGCCGCGGTCCCGGCCCCCGTACGTCACAGTGCAGTCCCCACGCTTGCTCGCGAGCGCGGACCGCCCGACGTAACCCCATTGTGAGCATCCAAACGCGGCACGTTATGTGATGCGCAACACGTGCAGGCTCTACACGAGCCGCTGCGATCCCGGGGCTGGTCTCCATGAGCCCTCCCCCATCCCGGGACAGGCGACCGACAGCGGTTCAGCGCCGGCGATCGACAGCATGACCTCGACGCCGGAACGGTCCTGCCGTGGTCGTCTCGATCAGGTACTTTCTGGGGCGATGGCTGTAGCAGTACGGTCGCGGGTCGTTCATGGGTGCGCGGAAGGTCGCCGCCCAGTAGTGGTCAGGATCCTCGGTCGGGGCTGACACTCGACCCGAGGAAGAGGCGCATGAGCGAGCCGATGTGGGGCGAGCGGATTGCGCCGCAGCCGGGCGCCTCGGACTCCGCGGCTATCTGGGACGGGCGGCCCTGGACGGTGGCCGACGTGACCGAGCTTCGGTTGCAGATGCGCGCCGGTCTCGCCGACGGTGCCCGCCCCTGCGACGCCGATGACGATGACATCGAGAAGCTGCTGCTGGTCTTCGAGGAGCTGACCTCCAACGGGCTCCGGCACGGTCAGGCGCCGGTGCGGGTGGTGGTCACCACCACCGCCTCCGGCTGGCTGATCGACGTCAGCGACGCCGCGGCCGACCGCCCGCCCACGCCAGCCGTCGGCCGAGACGCTGCCGACGGCGGCCTCGGCCTCTACCTGGTCGCCCGGCTCAGCGCCGCGCACGGCTGGGCGGTACACGGCGACCGCAAGCACGTGTGGGCGCGCATCGACTACGCCTCCCCGCCCCCGCCGACACCGGCGCCGCCGCGGCCTCGGTCACGCGGCGGCCAGGATGCGTCCCGGTAACGCATCCTCTGCGGGATTTCCCTCTACTCCGTTCGGCCGGATGTAGCCGGAGCGGGTTGGGTGCCGTTAGTTCGGCCAGTCCGTGGTCAGGATGGCCACGGCACCGCTCTCGTCGTCGAGTTGCACCACCAAGCCGAGAAGGCCGTGGACGCAGGATTGACCAACCGCCGAAGGCGTCGCGTTTCCATCGCCCCAGACTGTTGGTGCCCTGCCCTGCCCGGCAGCGGCGCATGCGATGCAGATGCTGCGCCGGACGCCGGCGGTGCCCTTCGCATCCACCTCACCCTGACCCGGCGCCACCGCTGGGAGCCGATAGCTCCGGCCGAGCAGGTGCCTTCGCTGCTTGACCAGGACGGATTGCTGTTCATGACCCGACCCGAAGCGCGCGGGGAGTCATTGCACCGGCATATCTGCGTTCGGCATCTGGCGGGGCTATCGACCTGCACGGTCCCGTCACATGTGGTGGTCATGTCCCTGGAATCGGTGACGGCAATCGCCACCTGAAGCGTGCACAGGCCAAATCTTCCTCTTATCGAGGGGCGCCTACCCGGGTGGGTGACGGGTGAATGAACTTGGTCTTGCTCGGTATGTTGGCCGAACCGCCAAACGTCACTCCGGCTGCAGCTAGCAATAGGCCATGCGGCCCGATCTCGACAGGCCGACCGGACAAAACACGTTGCCCTCTGTCCGGAGGACCTGCGGTTTCGCATGGGATATTCAAGCTGGACCGCGTGCAGTTAGGCATCAACGGGGCATCAACGACGACACCCGAATGGGTGCACGCCACCTCGAGTAGCTCAAGGCCGGCGCTAATGCGCCGATATGGCTGGAGTGATCATTGGTCGGAGGGGGTTTCGCGTGCGCCGAGTCTTTATGTCGCGGCTGCTCCTGCTGGTTGTCATCAGCCTAGTTCTGGCCGCCATGGTGTGGCTGATACTGGGACTCCAAAGCCGGGGCCAGGAGCGCGCCGCCGCCCAAGGCGAGAAGACCGCCGAGGTCATCGCCGCCACCGTCGTCCGCCCGCGTCTGGACGCGAGTGACCTCGCCGGAGGTCAGCTATTCGCCGAGGACCTTGCTGAGCTGCGTGATGACGTCGATCAGCTGCGCGGTGACGGACAGTTGCTGGGCCTGAGCGTCTGGCGTCTGGACGGCACACCCTTGTTCGACGGTTCCCCGGCCTCCGACGCCCTCCAGCCTTCCGACGGCGATCTTCACCGCGCCCGGCAGGGTAAGTCGTGGACGGCGTCCGGGCGGGCCGCGGACGGGCAGGACCAGCTGCGGGTCTTTCTTCCCTCGCCGACCGCGGAGGAAGACGCCGGCTCGGGCGGGTCACTGGTCCAGGTGGTGATCCCGCACGGCGACCTCACCGCGGCCGCGGAGGACCGGCTGCTGCGCCAGCAAATGGCGGTCGTTGTGATCTTCGGGCTGGTGATCGTGGGGCTGGTGTGGTTGCGGCACCGCCTGCTGCGGCGCGAGCGGCACGCCCGCCACGACCCGCTGACCGGGCTGCTGAACCGCCGCGCCCTGTACGAGGACGCCCACGGTCCGCTGGCCAAGGCGAGTTTCAAGCGTCCGCTGGCGTTTCTCCTTCTGGACCTCAGCGAGTTCAAGTCGGTCAACGACACCCTCGGTCACACCGCCGGCGACCTCCTGCTGCAGCAGGTCGCGGCGACCCTGCAGGCCGCGGTGCGGCCGGAGGATCTGGTGGTCCGCCTCGGCGGCGACGAGTTCGGTGTTCTGCTGACCCACCTGCCCGACACCGCCGCGGCGCAGGACCGGGCTGAGCAGCTGCTCCGCCGGCTGCGGGAGGCCCCGTTCACCGTGGAAGGTGTCGACCTGTCCGTCGACGCCAGCATCGGGGTGGCGCTGGCCCCCGAGCACGGCAGGACTCTGCCCGAGCTGCTGCAGCGCGCCGACGTGGCCATGTACCAGGCCCAGCGCAGCCGTCGCGGCACCGCGGTCTATGACCCGACGACCGACCAGCACACCGTCGGGCAACTGGCCATGGTCACCGACCTGCGCCGGGCGCTGGACAACGACGAGTTCGTCCTGCACTACCAGCCCAAGGTTTCCCTCCGGGACATGCAGGTCACCAGCGTGGAGGCGCTGGTGCGCTGGCAACACCCCACCCGGGGGCTGCTGGCGCCCGGGGAGTTCCTGCCGGTTCTGGAGCGCAGCGGGCTGATGCAGCCGCTGACCCGCTGGGTGCTCAGGGAAGCCATCGGGCAGGCCGCCAGCTGGCGCCGGGCCGGCATGCCGCTGCAGGTGGCGGTCAACATCAGCCCCCGCAGCCTCCTGCAGGACGACCTGCCCGCCCGCGTCCTGGCCGCCCTGGTGGCAGCGGAGCTGCCAGCGTCGCTGCTGCAGCTGGAGATCACCGAGACGGCCGTGATGACCAACCCCGAACGCGCCGCCTTCGTGCTGACACAGCTGCAATCCCGGGGCGTCGCGGTCGCCATCGACGACTTCGGCGCCGGCTACACCAGCCTCGCGTTCCTCCGCATCCTGCCCATCACCGCCCTGAAGATCGACCGCAGCCTGATCCACCACATGCTCGACCACGACGAGGACGAGGCGGTCACCTCGGCAGTGACCGACCTGGCCCACCGGCTGGGCTTCAGCGTGATCGCCGAAGGCGTCGAATCCCAGGCGCTGCTCGACCGACTCGCCGCCCTGGGCTGCGACCAGGTGCAGGGGTACGTCATCAGCGCCCCGCTGCCCCCCGCCGCCCTCGAAGGCTGGCTCGCCGACTGGCGGGCCCGCAGCAGCACGTCCGTCGAGACTGCTGCGGCCTCATAACGGCCTCTCAAGAATCAGCGTCTCCCGTGCGGGAAGGGCTCAAGGTGTCACCCCGAATGGCCGAAGTACCGGGAGTGAAGCTCCGAAGACGCCTGACGGCCCGCTTCGTGGGCACCGCCCGTCATGTCGGGCGGCGTGTCCGCGATGCTTGGCAGTCGCGCAAGCCGATCTGGCTCCCGAGACTTCGGCGTGCACGCAAGATTGTTGTGGTGGCAGCTGTGCTAGTCCCCCTCATCGTGCTAGGAATCGCGGATCAAGTCAGCAGGCGCCTGGCTGATGCGTCAGCGCTCACCGCCGGAACCGTGGCGGAGACAACGGACGGGAACGCATTCGTACACCAACCGTCTCCGTGGGACGTCATCATCCAGAAGGTCCGCGACGTCGCTCCGGACATTCCCAGGGTCCACATCGGATTCGGGCCGCTCGCGGACCTGTCACTCACCCCGGAGACCGACGCGGACACCGGTGGCGCGTCGCCGGCAGCGGCGGGCAGTCAGCCCCAATTCATGACCACTCCATTCGGGCTCGTCATGGGCGTAGCCGCGTTGGCGGCAGTTGGCCTCGGCATAGTGCGACGGCAACGTCGCGGCCGCCAGGACGAGACATCGAACGGCGACAGCCAGCGCTCCCCGGGCGATCTGAGTATGGACTTCCCGCAGCGGGACGTCGAAAAGGCGGTCAAGGACCATAGCCGTTTGCCCAGGAGCGAGGACCCAACCCTGCAACTCGCGTTCCAGTCCCCAGTCGACCTACATCGCAGTCCGCCTGACGCTCCCCAGCGTCGACCCGCGCGCGACAACGCAGTCCTTGCCACGCCAGCAGTCAGGACACCAACGATGGGACATGAAGGCGACCGCCACCAAGCGCCACAGGAGGACGTCCGCACCGATGCCCGTCGCTCCCCGGCGCCTCCCGCCCGTTCCCCGAAGGTCCCGCCCGCCGGTGCCCTCAGCCCGCGAATCCCACTGGCGACCCCCGAGGCGAGAGAACGCGTTCACGCAGAAGACACGACCAGCCGCGTCGTCCTGTTCACTGCAACGAAGTGGCATAACTGAACCGCGAGGCAGCCCGGGCCGAGAAAGTCGGCGTAAGCCCGGCTTCGGTGCTCGCGAGCGGAATACGGCCTAAAGGCACCTGCCTGCGTCAGTCCGGCGTAAAGCGGAACGTGCTACGAAAGTTCAACGGGCCCAGTGGGGGCGCGTCGTGTCCGGTGACGTCCCGCCCGAGTCGCGAGAGTGAGCCTTCGCGCACCAGCCCAAGAACTGCACAACAATGGAGCCCCCTGGCGTCTCGGAGATTGTTGCGTAAGACACCTGGACTCTTGCTTCAGGTTGCCGGGGTACGCGCCGATGTATCGGGGGAAGACGACTGTGTAAATCTGGGGAGGAGCCTCGAGTGATCGTCAGCTGCCGGGTGAGGACGCCGGCCACCGACCTGCAGGTGGCTGCCGGCGTATCGGACATTCTCGACCGCCGCGCCGAGCTGAAGCGACCGCCGGCCACACTGGCCATCTCCGATGCCATCGCCCTCGGAATCGCGGGACTCTTCAGCAGCGCGACCCCCTCCGGTCGCGTGTTCGGTCACTTCTACAGACGCGGCTCGGTAGACAGCGCGGAGCTGATCGAAGCGGCACGCCTCGAGCAAGGCTTCGCCTCGCCCGAGGGGCACGCGGCGCTGCACTGCCTCATCGGGTGGGTTCGGAGTCGGGTGAATGGTCAGACCCATTAGCGTCTGCGGTGCTGGAGAGAGCTAACCGCCTGCGCGGTGCGCTCCGGGTGCCGACGGACGACCCAGGCGCCTCGCCTCGCGCCTCGCGCCTGGGGAGCACGCCGAAGCGGCGTTGTACGTCCACGGCCTGGTGATCGCGCGAGACGGGACTGGGACTCGACCTCCTGCTGCTGGCCTCGCTCTGCACCGGCACCACCCCCAGGTGCTAGCCGACTCCGTCGGCGCCGCGGGAGCCGGCGCGCTCAAGGCGCTGCTCATCGAAGCCGTCAACGAGCACCTACAGCCCCAACGCGCCCGCTGGCGCGATTCGCCGCTGATCTCGGCCACCTACTCCAGGTATTGCGCTCCTGCAGCACCCCGCTAACCACATCCGCAGCAGCACCCTGGGGCAGGTCTACCGAGAACGGGCATCAAGTCGCAACGCCGCCTGCGGCCGGCAGTGAGAGATGTGAA from Blastococcus colisei harbors:
- a CDS encoding ATP-binding protein, with the protein product MSEPMWGERIAPQPGASDSAAIWDGRPWTVADVTELRLQMRAGLADGARPCDADDDDIEKLLLVFEELTSNGLRHGQAPVRVVVTTTASGWLIDVSDAAADRPPTPAVGRDAADGGLGLYLVARLSAAHGWAVHGDRKHVWARIDYASPPPPTPAPPRPRSRGGQDASR
- a CDS encoding PAS domain-containing protein, with the protein product MKDHGGEDAEAHWPGLASDAADTRRTHPELAVAAAGVGTFDWDLFTGTLIWDERLIELFGYDPSAVDQTIEAFRARLHPDDASGVSAQLQQTIDAWGSYQDEFRVMLPEGGQR
- a CDS encoding PP2C family protein-serine/threonine phosphatase, coding for MQTLQVDTLATAVVARLEQTPAELRRGITRLRWSNAGHPPPMVLHPDGRVDLLTGDHHDRLLGVDPDTPRREAEISLSRDAVVLLYTDGLVERRDQPLDDGVQRLQRTLAELAGRNLDQLLDDLLARLLPDRPDDDVALVAVRLHRQDRPRPAEAGPNLIPPTVCAPPTITQ
- a CDS encoding putative bifunctional diguanylate cyclase/phosphodiesterase translates to MRRVFMSRLLLLVVISLVLAAMVWLILGLQSRGQERAAAQGEKTAEVIAATVVRPRLDASDLAGGQLFAEDLAELRDDVDQLRGDGQLLGLSVWRLDGTPLFDGSPASDALQPSDGDLHRARQGKSWTASGRAADGQDQLRVFLPSPTAEEDAGSGGSLVQVVIPHGDLTAAAEDRLLRQQMAVVVIFGLVIVGLVWLRHRLLRRERHARHDPLTGLLNRRALYEDAHGPLAKASFKRPLAFLLLDLSEFKSVNDTLGHTAGDLLLQQVAATLQAAVRPEDLVVRLGGDEFGVLLTHLPDTAAAQDRAEQLLRRLREAPFTVEGVDLSVDASIGVALAPEHGRTLPELLQRADVAMYQAQRSRRGTAVYDPTTDQHTVGQLAMVTDLRRALDNDEFVLHYQPKVSLRDMQVTSVEALVRWQHPTRGLLAPGEFLPVLERSGLMQPLTRWVLREAIGQAASWRRAGMPLQVAVNISPRSLLQDDLPARVLAALVAAELPASLLQLEITETAVMTNPERAAFVLTQLQSRGVAVAIDDFGAGYTSLAFLRILPITALKIDRSLIHHMLDHDEDEAVTSAVTDLAHRLGFSVIAEGVESQALLDRLAALGCDQVQGYVISAPLPPAALEGWLADWRARSSTSVETAAAS
- a CDS encoding DUF3152 domain-containing protein → MRRFVHEYGWRVYAVPLLIVATIAALVDVAVDDAAVSSPTGGSATEALPPATLPLLEETTEPTALAEGDAGPSLTPQVVGEETYVEQGAGSLSVIDGTSPVYGTGPVQRFVVETEDGIGVDGAGFAQAVEETLADPRSWGNGGRMSFQRVGAAEATSGQYDFRVSLVSPGSMETYCPGVGTGGYTSCRYGERAVINLARWVTAVPDYEGDVATYRHYVVNHEVGHALGNSAHPPCPGPGQLAPVMQQQTLGLNGCAKNAWPYP